One part of the Rutidosis leptorrhynchoides isolate AG116_Rl617_1_P2 chromosome 1, CSIRO_AGI_Rlap_v1, whole genome shotgun sequence genome encodes these proteins:
- the LOC139874375 gene encoding uncharacterized protein isoform X2, with translation MSFRVPRVKTRRDLVYQVTAEMSKKRGDKMSFGVPPMKIPRDLYDLIMKAVSLRKHLEANPYDESAINKVLGAEYIIPIVANHCKGKDLPRRWEYVF, from the exons ATGAGTTTTC GTGTTCCACGTGTGAAAACTCGAAGGGATTTG GTGTACCAGGTAACTGCAGAAATGAGTAAAAAAAGAGGAGACAAGATGAGTTTTG GGGTTCCACCTATGAAAATTCCAAGGGATTTGTATGACCTCATCATGAAAGCGGTTAGCCTTAGGAAGCATTTGGAGGCAAATCCGTATGACGAGTCTGCAATAAACAAGGTGCTTGGTGCTGAATACATAATTCCCATTGTTGCTAACCACTGTAAAGGAAAGGATCTACCACGTAGATGGGAATA TGTTTTTTGA
- the LOC139874375 gene encoding uncharacterized protein isoform X1, with protein sequence MSFRVPRVKTRRDLVYQVTAEMSKKRGDKMSFGVPPMKIPRDLYDLIMKAVSLRKHLEANPYDESAINKVLGAEYIIPIVANHCKGKDLPRRWEYDPNIAITLVDNNCLVPLEFKDTIADRDASVHRGSFQYQKHPTFP encoded by the exons ATGAGTTTTC GTGTTCCACGTGTGAAAACTCGAAGGGATTTG GTGTACCAGGTAACTGCAGAAATGAGTAAAAAAAGAGGAGACAAGATGAGTTTTG GGGTTCCACCTATGAAAATTCCAAGGGATTTGTATGACCTCATCATGAAAGCGGTTAGCCTTAGGAAGCATTTGGAGGCAAATCCGTATGACGAGTCTGCAATAAACAAGGTGCTTGGTGCTGAATACATAATTCCCATTGTTGCTAACCACTGTAAAGGAAAGGATCTACCACGTAGATGGGAATA TGACCCAAACATTGCAATCACCCTTGTAGACAACAACTGTCTTGTTCCACTGGAATTTAAGGATACTATTGCCGACCGTGATGCATCTG TCCACCGAGGGAGCTTCCAATACCAGAAACATCCGACCTTCCCTTGA